In the Nocardioides marmotae genome, ACCAGGGTGGCGCAGGACCGGTCCTCGGGAAGCCGGACCCGCACCTCCACGTCGCGTTGGAGAGGCACGGCGTCGAGCTCCGCGTCGTAGCCGTAGCCGACCAGGTGCAGGGCGTAGGAGCCGTCGGCGAGGTGCTGCAGGTTCGTCGCGAACGACCCGGCGGTCACCACCTGGCGGCCCCGCGGCAGCAGGTCGTCGACGGCCGCGTGACCCGCGACCCGGACCCGCTCGTGGCGCGGCAGCGCGTCGGCGGCGCGGTCCGTGACCACGACGGTGCCGCCGCCGGCGAGGTAGCCCTCGACCGCGGCCACCTGGGCGTCGGTGACCGCGTGGACGTCGGGGAGGACGACCGTGGAGTAGCGCGCCAGCGCCGCGGCCGTCGCCCGGTCCGGCGCGGTGGCGCCGTCGGCCCAGATGACCACGTCGAAGGGGACCGCCGCGTCCGCGAGGGCGCGGGTCGCCACCCGGTAGGGCACGACGACCGACTCGTCCCGGGCGTTGGTCGTGTTGTCGCCGGCGTCGGCCCGGCCGATGAGCTCGCGGGTGCTCGCCACGCTGAAGACGACCGCGACCTCGTTGGCGGTCCGCCGCGTGACCAGGTGCTCGTGGTCGGCCAGGAACGTCTGGATCTCGGCCGCCAGGCCGTGCGGGGCGTAGAAGGAGTCCTCGATGACCGAGCCCATCCAGGAGCCGTAGGGCACCGACATGTTCGCCCCGAACGCCGCGGCCTCGAAGAGCGAGAGCCGGAAGAGGTCGTGGCCCCGGCCCTCGGCGAGCAGCCCGATCAGCTCGGGCACCACGCCGCCGTACGGGTTCTCGACCACGACGACGTCCTTGTCCCCCGCGAACGCCGCCACGTAGCGGTACCACTCGGGCTGGCGGTACGTCGTGTTCCGCATCTCGGTGATCACGAGGTCGACGTCGTCGACCAGCGCGAGGTACATCGGCTCGAGGTTGAAGAAGTTGCCCGAGACGACGATCTCGCGTCCCCGGGAGCGGGCGTAGGTGCGGGCATAGGTGGCCAGCTCGCCGAAGTACGTCGCGATCTGCCGGCACTGGAAGGCGTAGTACTCGCCGAAGAGCGGGGTGGACCCGCGGTCCTGCTTGAAGTCGTGGCCGCGCTCCAGCAGCCAGGCGCCGTAGTGGAACGTCGCGAGGTCGGCCCCGGCCAGCGCACCCCCGGAGACCTCGGCGAGCCGCTCGGGCGGCAGCGCCCGCAGGTGCTCGCGGAACCCCTGCATGCAGTCCCGGCAGAAGCACGCGCCGTACTGGAAGGCGCCCATCGGGAGCTCGGCCTCGTCGAGCTGGATCCCGTCCACGCCGGCGTCGACCTGGATCCGGATCACGGCCTTGAGGTACTCCCGCCACACCGGGTTGTTCCGGTCCATGTAGAAGCACCGGTGCTCGCGGTCGGGGCACTCCACCCAGTGGGCGTGGCAGGGCTGCCCGTGGATGTCGCGGACCACGCACTCCTCGATCAGGTCGGTCACCGGCTCGCCCGCGGAGTTCACCAAGCCGTCGGGGAAGTAGTGCTCGACCGGTCTCCAGAGCCGGGGGTAGCGGTTCGCGGAGAACTCGCGCAGCCCCATCCAGTCGCGCTTGCCCGCGCCGCGCAGCTCGTTGATCGCGAGCACCTCGTCCTCGGCCTCGTTGAGCTCGACGGGGAACTCCCAGCCCTGGGCCTCGAAGACGATCCCGAGGACCTGGATGCCGCGCGCGTGGCAGGCCGCGACGAACTCGCTGTCGTTGACGAAGCCGTAGAAGCGCGAGCGGGCGTCGACCGGGCCGAACGCCTCCTGCTCGAGGTAGGGCAGCGACAGCGACCCGCCCCCCATCGCGGCCCACACGAGCACGGTGGCGCGGAGGTCGACGAGGTCGTCGATCATCCGCAACCGGCGCGGCGGCAGGCTGGGGTGGTAGCAGTGCTGCCGGGGGAACCAGGCGTCGAAGTACACACCGCGGTGCATGGGCGGCCTCTCTGGTCGGCGGGGTGGGGGCTCGTGCGGGGCCGGACGCTCGGCCGGTGATCGGCCGGTGATCAGCCGACGATCAGGGGGGCGAGGGTGCGCTCGGCGACCGTGAGGCCCTGGCACACCCGCTCGCGGGTGCCGCTCCAGACCGGGTCCTCGTGCTCGACGGACACCACGCCGTCGTACCCGGCCTGGTAGAGCGCGTCGACCAGTCGGCGCCAGTCGACCTCGCCCAGGCCGGGCACGCGGTAGCGCCACCAGCCACTCACCCAGGGCTGCCGGTCCAGCACCTGGCCGAAGACCCCGTAGCGGTCGCGCGCGGCCGGGTGCACCTCGACGTCCTTGGCCTGGACGTGGAGCACCCGGTCGACGTGCGCCTCGAGGGCGGCGAGCGGGTCGATGCCGAGCCAGACCAGGTGCGAGGGGTCGTAGTTCAACCACAGCCCCAGGTCGCCCATCCACCCCCACAGCTCGGGTGAGTAGGCGAGGTTGGCCGGGTAGCCGTCGGGGTGCCAGCCCTCCATCGGGCAGTTCTCCACCACCAGGCGTACGCCGCGCGCCGCGGCGTACGCGACCAGCGGCGGGAGCGCCTCCTCGGCCAGGCGGAGGTTCTCCGCCACGGTGCGCGAGACGTCGCGACCGACGAAGGTCCCCACCAGGCCGACGCCCAGCAGGTGGGCCGCGTCGATGCAGCGCCGCAGGTGCTCGTGGGTCGCCTCGCGGACCTGCTCGTCCTCGTGGAGGTTGTTCTCGTAGTAGGCGACCGCCGAGATCTCCAGGTCGTGCTCGGCCAGCAGGTCGCGCACCCGCGCGGCGTCGGCGGCCCCGAACGACTCGACGTCGAGGTGGCTGGCCTCCCAGTCCCGGCCGGGGAGGTCCGGCCAGGCCGCCACCTCCAGCGCGCGGTAGCCGTGGGAGCCCGCCCACGCCGCGACGTCGTCCAGGGACTCGCCGGGCAGGCAGGCGGTCAGCAGGCCGAGCCTCATGCGGTGACCGGCGCGTTGACGTAGTCGTTGCCGGCTCGGTCCTCACCGCGCGCGAGCCAGATCTTCCAGCCCTCGTTCTGCGGGACGTCCTGCATCCGCACCGAGGACGGGAAGTACCGCATCGTGTAGCCGGTGCGCCGGACGTCGCTGGTGTTGGCCCGGGCCCCGTGGACGATCCGCCCGTCGTGCATCGAGAACTGACCGCGCGGGAGCTCGAAGTAGACCGCCTGCTCCTCGTCCACGCCGGCGAGCCCCGCGTGGAAGGTCTGCTCGCGGATGTCGGTGGGCTCGTAGCCCTCGGAGAAGCCGCCGCCGAGGTGCGAGCCGGGGATGACCCGCATGCAGCCGTTCTCGCGGAACGACCCGTCCTCGAGGGCCAGCCAGATGGTGACGATGTTGTCGTAGCTGTCGAAGCGTCCCTCCCAGAAGGCGCTGTCCTCGTGCCAGGGGGTGGCCCGGCCGGTGCGGGGGTCCTTGGAGATGAAGTGGCTCGACCACAGCGCGATGTCGGGCCCGACCAGCGGCTCGATCCAGTCGAGGACCTCGTCGGAGAGCAGGAAGTCCAGCAACCGCTCGTCGCGGTAGTGCGGGGTGTCGAGCTCGTCGGAGAGCTTGTCGCCCTTCTGGGCGAGGTGCTCGTTGAAGATCTGCTCCAGGCGGGTCAGCCTCTCCTCGGTGAGCAGCTGGCGCCCCGGCAGCAGGTAGCCGTTCTCGCGGAAGAACGCGACGTCACTGTCGGTCAGGGTCTCGGTCATCTCACGTGCCTCTCGGGATGTGGGTCCGCTCGACGGGTCGTCAGGAGCGCTCGATCGCGCGGATGATGTCGACGAAGAGGGCCATGTCCTGGACGAAGTCCTCCGGACTGGTCTTCGGGCGGACGCCGGTGGTGACGACGTCGTGGAAGTACTCGAGCTCATAGGTGTAGGGGTCCTTCAGGTGCGGGCGCCGCACGGAGCGCTCGTAGGAGTCGCCGGCCGTGAGCTCGAGCTGGAGCGTGGTCGGGAAGTGGCGCACGTAGGGGGTGTCGTACTGCACCCGCATGGTGCCG is a window encoding:
- a CDS encoding sugar phosphate isomerase/epimerase family protein is translated as MRLGLLTACLPGESLDDVAAWAGSHGYRALEVAAWPDLPGRDWEASHLDVESFGAADAARVRDLLAEHDLEISAVAYYENNLHEDEQVREATHEHLRRCIDAAHLLGVGLVGTFVGRDVSRTVAENLRLAEEALPPLVAYAAARGVRLVVENCPMEGWHPDGYPANLAYSPELWGWMGDLGLWLNYDPSHLVWLGIDPLAALEAHVDRVLHVQAKDVEVHPAARDRYGVFGQVLDRQPWVSGWWRYRVPGLGEVDWRRLVDALYQAGYDGVVSVEHEDPVWSGTRERVCQGLTVAERTLAPLIVG
- a CDS encoding phytanoyl-CoA dioxygenase family protein, yielding MTETLTDSDVAFFRENGYLLPGRQLLTEERLTRLEQIFNEHLAQKGDKLSDELDTPHYRDERLLDFLLSDEVLDWIEPLVGPDIALWSSHFISKDPRTGRATPWHEDSAFWEGRFDSYDNIVTIWLALEDGSFRENGCMRVIPGSHLGGGFSEGYEPTDIREQTFHAGLAGVDEEQAVYFELPRGQFSMHDGRIVHGARANTSDVRRTGYTMRYFPSSVRMQDVPQNEGWKIWLARGEDRAGNDYVNAPVTA